In Planctomycetota bacterium, the DNA window GGGCATGGTCCACCGTCACGAACTGGCCGGCGTGCTCCACGGCCTGCTGCGCGTCCGCCAGTTCACCCAGGACGACGCCCACATCTTCTGCCTGCCGGACCAGTTGCGGGACGAGGTGATCGGCGTCATCCGCCTGGTGGACCGGGTGTACCGGACGTTCGGGTTTGAGGACGTGCGGGTGGAACTCTCGACGCGGCCGGAGCACTGCATCGGCACCGATGAGATGTGGGAACATGCCACAGGGGCGCTCCGCGGCGCGCTTGAGGCCCGCAGCATGACTTACAAGGTGAACGAGGGGGAAGGGGCCTTCTACGCACCGAAGATCGATTACCACATCCGCGACTGCCTCGGGCGGTCGTGGCAGTGCGGAACGATCCAGGTGGACCTCGCCATGCCTGAACGGTTCGACCTCACTTACACCGGGTCCGACAATCGCGAGCACCGGCCGGCGATGATCCACCGCGCGATTCTCGGCAGCATCGAGCGGTTCCTGGGCATCCTCATCGAGCACTACGGGGGCGATTTCCCGCTCTGGCTCGCACCGCTCCAGGCCGTCGTCCTGCCGGTCA includes these proteins:
- a CDS encoding threonine--tRNA ligase encodes the protein GMVHRHELAGVLHGLLRVRQFTQDDAHIFCLPDQLRDEVIGVIRLVDRVYRTFGFEDVRVELSTRPEHCIGTDEMWEHATGALRGALEARSMTYKVNEGEGAFYAPKIDYHIRDCLGRSWQCGTIQVDLAMPERFDLTYTGSDNREHRPAMIHRAILGSIERFLGILIEHYGGDFPLWLAPLQAVVLPVSERFDAYAGRVLERLRQTGFRAEADLSSDKVGAKIRSAIGRRIPYMLVVGEKEATAETVAVRSKALGDLGGETVEAFIGRAQNEIRERRLRPTAPARRG